The window TATGTCACCGGGACCGGTAAATCAATCGCCCCATTTGTCCGTCGTGGTCAATTGATCAGTCTTGAGTCAACCACCTATCCAGGAACCACAGAAGAAGATCTGATTCCAATTCTGGAAGCCGGCTCTGGGTTAAAAGCGGGTGAAGACTTTCTGGTCGTGTTTTCGCCGGAACGCGAAGATCCCGGCAATCCCAATTTCGGCACTCGTGACATTCCAAAGGTGATTGGCGGCCTGACCAAAGAATGCCGTGAAGCTGGATGTTTGCTCTATCAGCGAGCCGTCAAAACCGTGGTGCCGGTCTCGACCACACGGGTCGCTGAAGCCACCAAACTGGTTGAAAACATTTTCCGAAGCGTCAACATCGCCATGGTCAATGAATTAAAAGTGGTGTTTGAACGCATGGGAATTGATATCTGGGAAGTGTTGGATGCCGCTGGGACGAAACCGTTTGGATTTATGAAGTTTGAGCCTGGTCCAGGGCTCGGTGGACACTGTATTCCGATCGATCCATTTTATTTAACCTGGAAAGCCCGCGAGTTTGGGGTTCAGACCAAATTCATTGAACTGGCCGGGGAAATCAACACCGCCATGCCCAAATATGTCATCACCCGGTTGATGGAGGCCCTTTCGGATGCCGGGAAACCATTGAAACATTCGAAGGTGATGATTTTAGGGCTGGCCTACAAAAAGAACGTAGACGACCCACGGGAATCGCCGTCGTTTGTGCTCTGGGACCTGTTGCTCGAACGCGGCGCCGATGTCTGCTACCACGACCCCTACATTCCGGTTGCGCCTTACATGCGCCAGCACCCCAAATATGCCGGGATTGAATCACTGCCGTTGACCCCGGAAAACATAGCTGGAGTTGATGCCGTGTTGATTGCCACTTCACACGATGTGATTGACTACGGCGAGGTCGTGCGCCACGCCAAACTGGTGGTTGACACCCGCAATGCCTGCCGGGCGGTGCCAGAAGAAATCAAGTCAGGAAAGCTGATCAAAGCGTGAAGCCTTGTGTGAGAAAATTGAAGGGTGTATTTTCCGAAATGCACCTTTTACCCTTCCAATCAATAACCTTTGAGACTGATTGCGGTTTGAATTTGTTGATACACTTCAACTCTCAGGCAGCTTATGAATGAACCTCGGGAGGAATCATCTTCTGACGCCTTCTGCCCACTGAATGGATCCATTCTGGTGGTTGATGATAATCGTGTCAATCGCCAGATCCTGGCACAATTGCTCAAGAAAAATGGACATCGAGTTGAAACAGCGGAAAATGGCAAAGAAGCCCTGGAAATTATTGCTCATCAACAGTTTGATCTCATTTTACTGGATATTTTGATGCCCGAGATTGATGGGTTTCAGGTGCTTGAGCAATTAAAAGCATCGCCGATCTACCGACACATTCCGGTGCTGGTCATTTCGGGCCTTGAAGACATTGACAACATTGTTCGATGTATCGAAATGGGCGCGGAAGACTACCTCTTGAAACCCTTTAATCCCGCGATTTTGAAAGCTCGCATTTCAGCGTGCCTTGAGAAAAAGCGACTCCACGATGAACTGGCGTTTACCTTTCAAGAAGTCTCCCGGCAACGCGATAGCATTGAAGAAAAAAATCGGCAGATTTTAGACAGCATCCATTATGCCCGGCGGATTCAAAAAGCAATTCTGCCTCAGCCGGCAATGCTTGATCATTACTTAAAAAACTATTTTCTGATCTTTCAGCCCAAAGATATTGTGTCTGGGGATTTTTTTTGGATGTATGTCCGCCCCTCCACCCCAACACCACAGATTTTTGTGGCGGTGGCTGATTGCACCGGGCATGGCGTTCCGGGTGCGTTTATGTCAATGATCGGTACGACGTTACTCAATCAAATTATTGGAGATGAAGGAATTTTGGAACCAGCCCAGATTCTCAATCGGCTTCACATCGGCGTTCAAAAAATTCTCAATCAGAATGAACAGGATAGTGAAACTCAGGATGGAATGGAAATTTGTCTTTGTAAGATCGAAGGGTATTCCGTTACGTTCGCCGGCGCCAACCGCCCGTTGTATCTGGTCAATCAAACCG of the Acidobacteriota bacterium genome contains:
- a CDS encoding nucleotide sugar dehydrogenase; its protein translation is MEWKAKQKSAPAVGIIGLGYVGLPMAIQFARNGCPVTGFDVDEKKTESVNHGKSYIKTIQSEDIAEQVTAGRLTATADFSKVADQDAILICVPTPLDAHREPDLSYVTGTGKSIAPFVRRGQLISLESTTYPGTTEEDLIPILEAGSGLKAGEDFLVVFSPEREDPGNPNFGTRDIPKVIGGLTKECREAGCLLYQRAVKTVVPVSTTRVAEATKLVENIFRSVNIAMVNELKVVFERMGIDIWEVLDAAGTKPFGFMKFEPGPGLGGHCIPIDPFYLTWKAREFGVQTKFIELAGEINTAMPKYVITRLMEALSDAGKPLKHSKVMILGLAYKKNVDDPRESPSFVLWDLLLERGADVCYHDPYIPVAPYMRQHPKYAGIESLPLTPENIAGVDAVLIATSHDVIDYGEVVRHAKLVVDTRNACRAVPEEIKSGKLIKA
- a CDS encoding response regulator is translated as MNEPREESSSDAFCPLNGSILVVDDNRVNRQILAQLLKKNGHRVETAENGKEALEIIAHQQFDLILLDILMPEIDGFQVLEQLKASPIYRHIPVLVISGLEDIDNIVRCIEMGAEDYLLKPFNPAILKARISACLEKKRLHDELAFTFQEVSRQRDSIEEKNRQILDSIHYARRIQKAILPQPAMLDHYLKNYFLIFQPKDIVSGDFFWMYVRPSTPTPQIFVAVADCTGHGVPGAFMSMIGTTLLNQIIGDEGILEPAQILNRLHIGVQKILNQNEQDSETQDGMEICLCKIEGYSVTFAGANRPLYLVNQTETGDLKVEEIKGDRKPIGGRELNLPRVFTNCEISVGDGTRLFLTTDGYADQAGPDRGRIGTKHLKKFLMETSAFTIGDQKSALTNFLVEYQAGEPQRDDTTILGLELPLTPTETDSGEVKPFALTWNINL